AATCTGGCGCTGGCGAGGCATAACCTCAAGCGCCTCGAGTCCACCCTGGAGGTATAAACGCCTTGAGGCATATGACATTTGGGTAGTCGCCATGTCGGCCCGGTCTCGGTGGGGCAATATGCGCCGAGACCGGCCGGGTCTTGTGATGTCGTATTCCGCAGCATCATGTGGGGGGTTGAAGCGGCTTAATTGTCTAGTCCACTCATGTCTAGTCCATTTTCGGGCTCTCGCTCGGTCGAGCCGTTTTTCCGTATTGCCCGGCGGACCGGCAGGAGTACCGCGGACGGGTGTCCGGGGTCGTGGAACACCTCCTGGTTCCCGGCGCGGAGAGTCGTGGCCGTCGCCCTGGGTTCGCCGGTGCCCGGATTGCGGTTGTAGCGGGGGAAGGCACCGCTGGACACCTGGACCCGGATGCGGTGACCGCGCCGGAAGCGGTGGGCCGTCGGCCACAGCCGTACCGTCGCGCGGGAGGTCCGGTCGGCGCCCGTCAGACCGACCAGGCCGTCGCACACGTTCATCGAGCGGCCCTTGGCGTCCACATCGCACAGCCGGACGAACACGTCCGCGAAAGGCAGGCTGGAGCGGAACCAGATCTCGGCGCCGACCTCACCGATCACCTCGACGTCCGTGTCCAGTACGGCAGTTGTATAGGTCAGGACGTCCGGCCGGGCCTCGAGTCCGGTGTTGTCGACGGGGCCGCCCTTCACACCGAGGGCCAGGCGTACCCCGCCGACGGCCGGAGTCGGGTCCGCCGGGTCGTAGCGGTAGCCGTCCGGCGCGGACTCGCCCGGCTCGTCGGTGGACAGGGCGCCGCCCGGGTGGAGGTGGAAGCGTCGCGGTGTGTATCCGGGCGGCGGCCAGGAGGGGAAGTCGCGCCAGGTCTCCGCGCCCATGACGAACAGGCGGACCGGGGCGCGCTCCGCAGGCTGCTCGCCGCGGGCGTGGGCGAGACCGAAACCGAGGGTCTCGCCGACCGCCGTGACACCCACACCCCGGGCGGTGTGCGTCCACGGGCCGACGGTGAGCCGGGCCTGCCGCCCGGCCGCCTGGAGGGCCTGGTGGTCCCGGAGTTGGCCGGGCAGGCAGATGTCGTACCAGCCACCGACGGAACTCACCGGTACGGCGACGCCGGCCACCCGGTGACTGTGGTCCAGCCGCGCCCATCGCGGGGCGCCGGCGTCGTGGGCGAGGACGTCCTGGATGTAGGCGGACCGCTGCCCCATGGCGGCGACATCGGCCTCGCCGAGCGGCAGCGTCGACATGGCGCGGCGCACCCGCCTCGCCTCCAGGAGCTGGCGCGGTATCGCCCACCGGCGCTCCTGTCCGGCGACCATGACGCCCCAGCCGAACGGTGTCTCCAGGGAGAACCCGTCCTCGCGGAGGAACTCCAGGCTGAGCGCCGATTCCGACACCGCCGGGATCATCGCCCTCACCTGCGGCGGGAGTTGGTCGGCCATGGCCCACTGGACGAAGCCGAGGTAGCTCATGCCGTACAGCACCATCGACTCGCCGAACCAGGGCTGCCCGATCACCCAGTCCACGGTGTCGAGCCCGTCCTCGCGCTCGCCGCGCATCGGGTCGAAGGTGCCGCCGGAGCCGAACGTGCCGCGCGTGCTCTGGATCAGCACCTGGAACCCCCGCTCGGCCAGCGGCCGGACCATCGGCCCCGCGGCCATGCCCGCCCTGCCGTAGGGGATCCGCAGGAGCACGGTCGGCAGGCCGTCACCACCGGACCTCGGCCTCCAGCGGTCGGCCAGCAGGACGGCCCCGTCCCGCATCGGCACCCGGAGATCGTGGTCGACGGCCACGTCACGGGTGAGTGGCGGGGGAAGACGCAGGAGACGCTGAGTGAGGTGGCTGCCCAGGTTCATGGTGTCTCCTCCGTCAACTCCGGTGCAGGAGGCCGATGTTACGGCGGTTCAGATCAGTCCGGCCCTGATGGCGTACGAGACGGCGTGGGCGCGGTTGCGTGCCCGCAGGCGCTTCATCGCGCCGTAGAGGATGTATCGCACCGTGCGCTCGGAGTAGGAGAGTTCCGTCGCGATCTCGTCGCACTGTCTTCCCTCGGCGATCAGGCGCAGGACGGCCACTTCGCGCGTGCTCAGGGGAGCCCGGTTCCGGGAAGGGGCGACGGTCCGGGTGGCATGTGCCGCGTTGTCGTCCTCGCCCGCCACGGCGCGGACGGTGCGGACGAAGACGTCCGGGCTGCAGAAGTCCCACCAGACCACGGCGCGAACGCCCCGGTGCCAGGCCGTCGACACGTCGGCCTGCCAGCGTTCGCTGACGACCACCAGGAAGCGTGCGCCCGGGTGGTCGCTCAGGCTGGGGAGCAGGTCCAGGACGGAGGCGTCCGCCACGTCCACGGCGACCACGATCGCGTCGGCCTCCCGGATCCTGTCCCGGGGCACCTCGCGCAGCCGCGGCTCCATGGCGACGAAGCCGGACAGTCCGGCGCGGATCAGGGGGGCGGGGGCGTGGATCGCCACGCGCAGGCTCGCGCCGAGGACTTGCTGAGGCATGTGCCCCCCAACTCGCGATCGCGGTCGTTCATGTGGTGCGGGAGGACGATGGTGACACCGGCCGGGACCGCGTATCGGCGCACCGGCCCGTCGCGCGCGAGCGGGAGGGAAACCTGGCGCGAGTCGCCGAGGCGTCCCCGACGTGACGACGGTCCGGGGCGGAAGATCCGCCCCAACTCCCTGTACGGACCGGCAAGGTTGGCGGTTTCGCCTTTCACCGGAAACAGCGGGCGCGCGACGATGCCGGGGGAAGCGCGTTCTCGCGCCCTTCGGACACCGGTCCGCTTCGCCGTCGGCGTTCCACGCCCACGGCCGGCGCCCCCATGGGCCTGTGTCTGTCTCTGACAACTTCTAGCAACAAAGGTGGCCGCATGATCGCGTCCATTGCCCTGTGCGTGGGGCTCGGCCTGTTCCTGCTCGGGGCCGCGCTCTTCCGGCGGAGGCGCAACTCCTCCTCGGGGCAGGCCCGTTCAGCGCTGTCGGGCGCCAGCCGCAAGGCGCTCGAAACGGTCGCCCTGGGTCTGCGGGCCGTGGCCGCGGGGCGTCAGCAGGGCGGGCGCCCGCTGCCGGACATCAACGTCGTCGTCCACTCGGGGCAGCGGCTGACCCTGCGGCTGGCCGAGGCGGACGACGACGCGCCCGCGCCCTGGACCGCGGACATCTCCGGGAAGGAGTGGTCCGTGGACACCGCGAGGCTGCGGCGAGGGGGCGACGGAGGTGACGGGCCCACGCATCCGTACTCCCTGACGGTCACCCTCGGCCTGCACAGAGGCGAGCGCATGCTGGTCGACCTCTCGCGGCTGAGCGGGCCGATCGCCCTGACCGGGGACGACAACGATGTCCTGCTCCTGGCGCAGGCCCTCATCTCCGAGGTGGTCTCGGGGCCGGTCGGGACCCTCGCCACGGTCGTCCTGGTGGGCTCGGCGGCCACTCCCTCGGTGACCGACGGGCTGGGCGCGCGATCGGCCCGCCTGCACACCGCGGCCACCCGGGGCGAGGCCCTGGCCGTGGGGGAGAACAAGCTGCCCGGACAGCGCAGGGGGCCGTCGGCCCTGGAGACCCTGCACATCGGCAGGGACCGCGGCGCGGCGAATTCCGGGAGCCACGCCCGGCGGCTCTTCGTGGTCACCGCAGCCCAGTACCGCAACGAGCGATGGGGCGACACTCCGCTGCGCGGGACCGACGCGCTGCTGGTGCTCGGCTACATCCCCGCCCTGGAGTGGAACCTCCAGGTGAAGCCCGACGGCTCCCTGCTCACCGGCAGGCTCGGTGTACCCGTCGACACACACGCCGCGCGTCTCAACTGACCCGGCGGACAACGCCCTTGGGTCGGCGGCCCGCAGCCGCCTCGGTCACGGCCGCCGTGCTCGGCCCGGGCCCGGCACGGGACCGCCGCCCCTGGTGGGCGCGCCGTCCGGCACCTGAACGCGGCGGGCGAGGCTGCCGTCCAGCCAGGCCGCGGCCAGTTCCACCCGGGAACGGCACCCGGTACGGCGGAAGAGCCCGCTGAGCCGCCGCTCCACGGTCTTCTCGCTCCACGCGAGCCGTGCCGCGATCTGCCGGTTGGTCGCCCCGTCGCTGACCATCGTGGCCAGCCGGACGTCCTCCTCGCCGAATCCGTCCCTGGCCGGACGCGTCCTCGGCAGTCCGAAGGTCCGCCGCCGCGTCATGTGCCCGAGCGTCGTACGGGTGGCGCGCCCGATCCCCAGCGACTGCGCGATCCGCGAGGCCTCGGCCAGCCACGGCCCGGACTCGTCGCCGATCTCCATCAGGCACAGACAGCAGAGCAGGCCCAGGTAGGCGTCGCCCCGTTCGCGTACCGACCGCAGGGCCGCCAGCGCGCTGTCCGCGTCGCCGTGCACCAGCCCGCGCCCGATGAGCACCGCCTCGCGCGTCGTGGGAGAACCCACCACCGCGTGCAGCGCCTCCAGTTCGTCCAGCGCCTGAGGCATGGCCTGGGGCAGACCCGCCACCAGGGCGAAGGAGATGTACCGCAGCAGCACCTTCTCCGTGCCCGCGTGCAGACCCTGCTCGCGAGCCCGTCGTACGTCCCTGAGGGCCGTCGCCAGCGCTTCCTCCCGCCGGCCCGACCAGTACCGCACGCCCAGCCTGGCCCAGGCGACCAGCGGGTGGGACACGGCCTCCGGAATCAGCTCGATCCAGAACCGGGCGAGGTCCAACTCCCCGCGTGTGCAATGGATTTCGGCCGCGAGTGCCCGGGCGGGCTGTGCGGCGCCCGCCGTCGTGTCCCGGGTCCGGCCGCCTGCCTCGATCCGGCGGGCGGACACCAGGGCCTGGTCCCAGTCGCCGTCGAGGTAGTCGCCGACCATGGCGTGGTACCAGGCGGCGGTGCTGTTCCCCGCCCCGGTGTACCGGTCACCGAGCACGGCGGTCAGGGCACCGGCCAGGTCCGCGTGGACGGCGGCGTTCCGCAGCCGGTCCATGTCCGGGGTGCCGGCCGCATCGGGTGGCAGGGCACGCAGGGCGGCCGAGAGGTTGTTGTGGCTGCTCGCGGCGGCTGCCAGCAGCCGTAGTTCCGGGCCGGACGGCAGCGGCCCGGATCCCTTCCGCGGCCCGGCGGCCGCCGCCCGGTGCGTCTCACGCCGTGGCCGGGACGGCGTGGGGTCGAGCCCGAACGGACCGGCCAGGTCCGCGAGTTCGGCCATGGCGGGGGCGGGATCCCGGAGGGCGTCGAGGTGCGGCGACCGGTGTTCGTGCAGCGCCGCCAGAGCCCACACCTCGGTCACGAAGTCCAGCGAGCCCCGGTCCCGCGCGCCGGCCGGTGCCGCGGTCAGATGGGCGAGCAGCGGTTCGCCCAGCGCCAGCGCACCGGTGTGGTCGGCGTGGCGCAGGCTCAACTCGGCCCACTCGCGCAGCACTTGGGGTGTCCGGTGGTCGTACGGCGGCAGGCGCCGCAGCGCGGACGCGTAGGCGCGGACCGATCGGGGCCAGTCCGACCTGGCGTCCGCACGGGCCGCCGCGAGCAGCACGTCCACCGCGAGGGCGTCGTCCAACTCGGCCTTGGCGGCGGCCACATGCTCGGCGAGCCGGGGGTAACAGCTGCCCGCCGTCTCCGCGCCCAGCCGGTCCGTCAACGACCGGGTGATCAGGGCGTGCAGCGTCGACACGTCATGGTGGGTGGGCAGGGTGCGCAGCGCCGCCGCGAGCGCCGGCACGGCGAACGCCATCCGGCCGTCCTGGTCCACGGTCAGCGTCCCGTCCCTGACCAGCGGGGTGACCGCGCGGTCGACGAGGCCGGCCCGGCGCGGTCCGCCCGGCTTCAACCGGAGCAGATCGTCCAGCCGCACCTCGGCGTGTTCGAGGCTGCGGGCCACCCCCGCGGCGGCGTCCAGACCGTCGCTGTCCGGCGGGGAACCGGGCCAGCAGAGCCGGCTCAACTCCGTTGTGTCCGTGGTGAGACGCAGCGCGCGCTCCGGTTCCGTCAGGCACACGTGGCCGTCGAGTTCCAGGAGGTCCCCGTGCTCGTCCAGCGCGTCGAGCACGGACAGTACGGCCGCTGGGGTGCCCGCCATGGGGCCCAGCGCGGCCAGCACCGCCGTCACGAGGGCGGGCTCGACCGGGCGGCCGAGCCTCCGTACGACGAGGGCCTCGATGTCCGCGGGGCGCAGCGGCGGGAGTTCGAGCAGCCGGTCGGCCGCGGCCGTCAGCGGGGAGGCGCCGTCGGCGGTGGGGCGGACCGGTCGGCCGGCCATCACCATCGGTACGCCGGCCGGGCGGAAGACGCGCAGCAGCAGGCCGAGGGCGGACGCGGTCGGGTGCGGCATCCGGTCGACGTCGTCGACCACCACCGCGAAAGGGATACGGGCCGCCGCGTCGGTGAGGATCTCACTCAGGACGGACAGCAGCGCCAACTCGCCGTCCTGGCCGGTGGATTGGAGCCGGATCCGGCGGACGGCGCCGACCCGGACCGGGCTGCGGCGGTCGTGGAACCTGGCGAGCACCGCATGGACGCCGTCGGCCAGCGCCTCCGCGCCGGGCGCGCTCTCCCCGTCGTGACAGCGCAGCCGTAGGACATGGGCGCCTTCCTCGGTCGCCGCTCGCCGGGCCTGTTCCAGCAGGGTGGTCTTGCCCGTCCCCGGAGCGCCGACGACCAGGAGGGTGCGGGCCGAGGCGCCGGTGGACAGCAACGTCCGCGTCATGTCGCGGAGTTCGCTGTCCCTGCCGATGACGAGGTCTCCTTCCTGCACGTCCACTTCCTTCCGGGGTCGGTGTTCCGTGCGTGAACTGCCGACGGGAGCACGCGAGTTGGTGATGGTGCGGGGGGTCGACCGTGTGACGGAAGCGGTCATGTGAATGTGATCATAATGTGGATGCGGGGCTGGTTTCCGAACGTACGGCCGACCGGAGACGCCAGGAACGCCCGGGCCGGGTCGATGAAGAGAGCGCGGTGGACCATGACCGTTCCGTCCGGGAACCCATGGCTGGTGCGCGGTGGGACGGCTGTCGGTGATTGTCCGGTCGGCCGGGAGCGGGAGTTGGACGAGGGGCACGGCCTGCTGACGGACAGGGGTGGGCCGCGACTTGTCCTGGTCCGGGGCGAACGAGGCTCAGGGCGCACCGTGTTCATGAACACGATCGCCCAACGAATGTGCGGGGACGGGGAGTTGGTGCGCTCCGTGAGCTGTGTTCCTGGTGACGGCGCGCGGCCCTTTCTGCTGGCGCTGCGGCTCGTCATGGTGCTGGAGGAGCGCCGGCCCGCGGAGGCGTTGCGTGCGGCCGGACGGCGCGACGGGGCGGTGATGGCCGCACTGCTGCGCGCCGCTCTGGCGCGGGCCGCGTCGGTGGTCGTGGTGCTGGACGACCTTCAGT
The nucleotide sequence above comes from Streptomyces sp. N50. Encoded proteins:
- a CDS encoding LuxR family transcriptional regulator, producing the protein MQEGDLVIGRDSELRDMTRTLLSTGASARTLLVVGAPGTGKTTLLEQARRAATEEGAHVLRLRCHDGESAPGAEALADGVHAVLARFHDRRSPVRVGAVRRIRLQSTGQDGELALLSVLSEILTDAAARIPFAVVVDDVDRMPHPTASALGLLLRVFRPAGVPMVMAGRPVRPTADGASPLTAAADRLLELPPLRPADIEALVVRRLGRPVEPALVTAVLAALGPMAGTPAAVLSVLDALDEHGDLLELDGHVCLTEPERALRLTTDTTELSRLCWPGSPPDSDGLDAAAGVARSLEHAEVRLDDLLRLKPGGPRRAGLVDRAVTPLVRDGTLTVDQDGRMAFAVPALAAALRTLPTHHDVSTLHALITRSLTDRLGAETAGSCYPRLAEHVAAAKAELDDALAVDVLLAAARADARSDWPRSVRAYASALRRLPPYDHRTPQVLREWAELSLRHADHTGALALGEPLLAHLTAAPAGARDRGSLDFVTEVWALAALHEHRSPHLDALRDPAPAMAELADLAGPFGLDPTPSRPRRETHRAAAAGPRKGSGPLPSGPELRLLAAAASSHNNLSAALRALPPDAAGTPDMDRLRNAAVHADLAGALTAVLGDRYTGAGNSTAAWYHAMVGDYLDGDWDQALVSARRIEAGGRTRDTTAGAAQPARALAAEIHCTRGELDLARFWIELIPEAVSHPLVAWARLGVRYWSGRREEALATALRDVRRAREQGLHAGTEKVLLRYISFALVAGLPQAMPQALDELEALHAVVGSPTTREAVLIGRGLVHGDADSALAALRSVRERGDAYLGLLCCLCLMEIGDESGPWLAEASRIAQSLGIGRATRTTLGHMTRRRTFGLPRTRPARDGFGEEDVRLATMVSDGATNRQIAARLAWSEKTVERRLSGLFRRTGCRSRVELAAAWLDGSLARRVQVPDGAPTRGGGPVPGPGRARRP
- a CDS encoding response regulator transcription factor, yielding MPQQVLGASLRVAIHAPAPLIRAGLSGFVAMEPRLREVPRDRIREADAIVVAVDVADASVLDLLPSLSDHPGARFLVVVSERWQADVSTAWHRGVRAVVWWDFCSPDVFVRTVRAVAGEDDNAAHATRTVAPSRNRAPLSTREVAVLRLIAEGRQCDEIATELSYSERTVRYILYGAMKRLRARNRAHAVSYAIRAGLI
- a CDS encoding CocE/NonD family hydrolase; protein product: MNLGSHLTQRLLRLPPPLTRDVAVDHDLRVPMRDGAVLLADRWRPRSGGDGLPTVLLRIPYGRAGMAAGPMVRPLAERGFQVLIQSTRGTFGSGGTFDPMRGEREDGLDTVDWVIGQPWFGESMVLYGMSYLGFVQWAMADQLPPQVRAMIPAVSESALSLEFLREDGFSLETPFGWGVMVAGQERRWAIPRQLLEARRVRRAMSTLPLGEADVAAMGQRSAYIQDVLAHDAGAPRWARLDHSHRVAGVAVPVSSVGGWYDICLPGQLRDHQALQAAGRQARLTVGPWTHTARGVGVTAVGETLGFGLAHARGEQPAERAPVRLFVMGAETWRDFPSWPPPGYTPRRFHLHPGGALSTDEPGESAPDGYRYDPADPTPAVGGVRLALGVKGGPVDNTGLEARPDVLTYTTAVLDTDVEVIGEVGAEIWFRSSLPFADVFVRLCDVDAKGRSMNVCDGLVGLTGADRTSRATVRLWPTAHRFRRGHRIRVQVSSGAFPRYNRNPGTGEPRATATTLRAGNQEVFHDPGHPSAVLLPVRRAIRKNGSTEREPENGLDMSGLDN